One Argentina anserina chromosome 6, drPotAnse1.1, whole genome shotgun sequence genomic window, AGTACATAACCTGAACGAAAGAATCTGAGAATTAAAGATCCGTAGATCTGTTCTGTCAATTTACAGTTTTAGTCAGATATGCCAATGAAATTTAAGCAGAAAAGCATTCGTCACGTCAAGTAAAAGTACACTATGGAATTTCTCCCAGTTGTCAACATTTTACCTTCTATCTTGAAAGGGAAGTTGGGATGTGAATGGTGCTCTTAAGCTAGCTTCTATCTTTTTTCATTGCCGTTTTTTTTCAGTTGCGAGTCTGGATAGGTATTGACAGTGTAGAATTTTATCTAGTCTGAAAAAGTTCATGCTGGTTAATGTTTCATTTGCAAACATAGAGTTGAGAGTTTTCACATCATCCTTTTGTTGTGTATTTTAAGCATCTTGTTTCCATTGGGGTAATATGCTCCCTGAATACTCATAAATGACAGCTGATCGAAACCTAACTTTGTGCGCCTCCCTTAATGACACTTCAGTTATCTGTACACTTGTTGTATGCTTCTTGATTGGTTTCCGACTTGCTGGTAATGACACATACGAGCATATTAACACATGGAAAGTCACTTGATGTCAATATAGAGAGCACATTGTATTGGAGGGTCAAAGGCCGAGACATTGTGGCATATGGCTTATGAGGTGACACAGAACATAGTAATAGGGTTGCTCAGTCAATCAAACTATTCCTCAGTTTAATGAGTATCATGTTCTTACTTTGTGTAGTCAATTATTGTGTACAATAGTTTGAGTTTGCAGGAAGGTGATATATGTCTATTGTATCCAATTTTTTGAGGTCGCTATTTCTTTGCAGATGCATACAAAAGTGGGGAGTTGCAGGAAGTACTGGAGAAGGCAATGTGCTCATGAAGCTTTCGGGTTGGGACTTATCAAAGTGTGGACTGTGCTCATATTGCTTCAATGTAATTTATCTTTTCTCCAAAGCTGTGCACTTTGATTACAGGAAAACTGTATATTCGTTTGTTTAAGCACTAAAGAATCTGGCAATCCGAAATGGCGAGAAATAGTTTTGTTGATATAATCCGGAATTACAATTTCCATAGTGAATGCCTGATATAACCTATACAGATATCCACGACTGCTGCCTATAGTTGATGATtgccattttttatttattctttATTTCGTTGCAGCTGTGCTACAAATTTGTGTCATACACACCCCAAAGCCGAAAGGAACTGATCCGTGTTCACTCATTTTCGGTGTAGAGTGacttataaattataatttagtttTGGGGTTGTATGTTTTACAACCTCTTTTTTCCTAACAACAAAAACATTGGCTGGAGTGCTCTGTGGTAAACCTCTTAACTTGTATCTCAGTCCATATTAGGTCTAGTGTTCCAATGTAATTCATCCACCTTGTTGTTGTCATGTATGTTTACCTGTGGCTAGATCGAAAGGTGATTTTATATTGTAGGCAGCAGCAACCCCACTGTCAGCACATAGACTACAGCCAATTTGTTTGCAATCCTACTGTAAACTTCAGTAATTAATTTAGGCTGTCTCCAGTAATTGATCCACATGCGGGCATGAGGGTTGTGGGATACTACTGTGAAATATACAAATGTCATATTCTCACTGGTTAGTTATTTTAGAAAGCTAAATTCAGTCATATGTTGTTGGAGACCATTAATTAAATAGTTATATTTTAGGAGGGCAAAAATTTAATCCTAGGCCAATATAGCCCTCCATTACTGGAGATGGCCTTAAGCAACGTTACCTCGACAACCACCACTCTTTACCGGAGCCTGCAAAACACAGTTTCTCATTGCTGAGCTCATAACAGCCACTCTGATTTCTATTTCTGGATTCCGCTGCATGCATTTTGCATGGAAACATGAAGGCACCATCCAGTCCTGTAAGATCGATCATCATATTTCTTTTCTCTGTGCCCAAATTCAAATGAACACTTCAATCTGGTCCCTATCTGGCCTCAAGGACCCGGTAAATTATTCCTGTTCTGTAGTGAATAATACACCAGAGACCAGACTCTTATTATGGTGTAAATTGGCCTTTTGTATTATGCTCAATATTGCCTTGACAGAATACTTTTCTGGCATTACTAGGCAAGTGGCATGGTTTCTATCAGTTTCTAGAAATTCAAGATGTATGCAGTTTTGAAACAGCAGTCCTTTCAAGTTTCTTGCACGCGATTTTTCTATTCCTCAGATTGCTGGGAAAATATATGTctaaatgttttttttgttcttgaaaCCAAGGATTAACCAACCAGTTAAACTGTTAAAGTAGGTTTGCCGTCGACGTCCCCATGACAATAATTTCACAAGTATACTAATATAATcatctccaaaaaaaaaaattagataaatTCCTCTGACTTGCCCGCTATCTCTAATCACATGTCCACAACTCCTCTATCATTTTAGGTAGGGGCTAGTAAAGAGGATAGTAAGAAACTATGAAAGCCTTCATAATCTGTTTTGTAAAGGTAgatatgtgtttttttttttggttatgtAGATGTAGGATTAGCTGTAAATTCTGGATACTGTACGTGTCTCACCTTGACCCTGGTTAGGAGAAAGTTAAAATATAGATACGTGGACGAACAGTATTGGTCTGTGATGCTGGCCAGACCTGAAAACGGGTAAGCATATCATGGCTGGTTTCCTCCGACACAGAGACACAAATAAAGACGATAGATTGACGAGAGAGAGAAGCGCAGGATCAAAACCTTCTAACATATTCCTGCTATCTCCATTCTCAGATATAACTATGACCCAGTTCGCCAtggtactctctctctctctctctctctcaattcaattcaattcaattcaattcaattcagcCTTACTTTCTATTTCAAACGTATGTTGTTAACCAAGTGCTTTACTCTCTATTCAATCATATGTTGTTTTGTCAAGTTCAATTAACTTTGTGTTATTTAACTCATAATCATGAAGCTTCGATCTTTTCATAGATGCCCATATTCATTTATACGTACAATATAATTTTGATTGGGTGGTTTACAAGTAAAGAAGCCTCCTTTTTGGTTTAGATAAACTCATGTTCTAGTTGAATAGTTTCAAAGGAACACCCATTGAATTTTTCCAAGCTCTCTATAGTCATTGAAAAGGAGTAATAAACTAATAACAGGAGGCACCATGTTGGAAATAGTTCATGTTTGAAGCTCTAAATTACATATTGACACTACCTAAATGCAGGTTGAGGAATTGGCATCGCTTGTTAAGGACAATCTTTCGTGCAAGCATCTTATTCTGTCGGTGGAAGAGGCTTTGGTGGACTTCCTTCAGAGTGATACCAGGCATGTAAGACAACTGCTGAATGTTATCGCCACTGTCTTTTCTAGTTAGCGGTTAATTTAGTGTTTAGCCAGAAAGCTGTGCAGTACTTGACAGTTATCAGTTAGGGATTTGGGAGTCTGCTGCGGCCTTCAAGTGCCCACTTTTGAGATTTGTTTGATGCGTCGTTAAATGTAGGAGCTATCTGCTAGAGGAGAGTTTTATTTTACATGGAATAGTCTTGCAGAGTTATTTATAAGAAATATACTCTTAGTGATTGTTTATATCTTATTATTGACAAATATTTTAACTGAATTGATTTAATCATGCATGTTTTTTAAGTGAAGGGTTGTCTTGCTTTTGTCTTTTACGTGTCTGGGTTACATGGTTATTGTCTTATTGATAATTAAGAACTCTAAGTAGGAGATAAGGTCTATTGAAAAAACCTTGTATCTTTCCCTCATATCCATTTGTTTGAGAAGTTATGTGAGTTCCTCAATGTCAAGTGAAGGGTAAAACATCAGAAATTCTTGGTTTCAATTGCACTGTGGCAGCAACTTCAGCTTGTGGAGTTGCGGGTGTTAAAAAAGTTGTGTCTTTGCTTCTGTTGATTGCAGTGGGTTTATTATCTGATATAGAGTTAAGTATTGTTCTGGAGTATCTCTTTGAAACTTTTTTTCCCCCATAATTATCGTCTGCTGAGAGTATTTAATAAACTAAAAGTGTGCTGCACTGCTGCAGTTCAAGTGGACTCTTGCAGTTAGAACCAATGAACTCATACAACCGTCTTCTCTTGCATCGTCTTGCAGATATATTTGGGTACCTTTTTTCCCCCTTCATCtgcaaatattttcttttggtttacAGATATTTTTTTGTGTGGTGAAGAATGTTTTGGCTCGCATTTTCCTCACTTTTATTAATGATAATGTCCACCCTGCTAGATTTTCCCATGAATCTGTTGGTGAAGGAGAGGAGCGGCATTTAGTTTTGGGGCGGTGCCCGGAGACATCAATGTATGCTAAGACTACAATATCCCACATGTTCTTTTAACATTTACTCTCCATGGTTATAACTGTGGTTTAGCTAGATTGTTATAGTTAATGCTATTGAACTTATATGTCTCCTGTTTGTTTTGCATTTGATAATCTGTGCATATGGTCACAGACCCTCCATCCTTGTCAGTGATATTTTGTGGCAGTGTGATGAGCCTGAATCTCCAATGACTTCACATCTATTATTAAAGAGGTCAGAAACCCCTCCAGGTAAAGAATTTACCCCTGCTCATTATTTCTTAAATTTGTACTGGAATACAGGGTCTTAACGCATCGTCGTTGTTATTCTATATGTGTACAGTTGATAGTTGTAATCATGTTGACCAAAGAAAACTTAGACTGTTACATCATGAATGATGTATTTACTGTCAAATGATGATATGTTGAGACAAACATTCTGTTACATTTTTAGTGTTGAGGAAATCATCTCCTTCGCTTCAATATTCACTGGAGGAGAGAGAAGCAGCATATGTGGCAGCTCGTGAGCGAATATTTTCAAGGGATTTGGGTGAGGTAAAGGAATCTGTAACGCCAAGACAGCGCACTGATCCTGTGGTAGCACGCCGGATGATAGCACATGCCCTCGGCAAAAGAATTAACCCTACCAGTCAGGATGCAACCTATCAAGATTGCAACGTCTCTAGAGAGCAGAGTGATAAATTGAATATTCAAGCCAAGGTTGAAGCTGAGACCAATTTTCTTGTGGAAGCTTTTCAGCAGACCGTCACCCCTTTGGACCAAAATGTGAACTCCCGTGGTGAAGTAAAAAAGAATAACCGTAGTTTGAATCCCTCACTGCTAACTCTGAATGAAAGGAAGACAAACCAAAAACAAGATGAGAAGTCTGATGCTGTCAGCGGCATATCTTCGAATGGAAGAAAAGGACATGGTGCAGATGAGGAAGACATCAAAAGGGAACATCTGGGTGCGGCCAAGAGGATGTTTGCTCATGCCTTAGGAACACGCTCAGGAAAGAATGGTGTTTCATCAAAAGGCAGTGAGATAAAGCATGTTGACAGGGAGTGAAGTTATGAACAGGATAATGGTTGTCTGGTTCGTTTGAATCGTTTCTCATGGCACTCAGCAGTCAGCACACGTAAATCGGAGT contains:
- the LOC126799082 gene encoding uncharacterized protein LOC126799082, encoding MAGFLRHRDTNKDDRLTRERSAGSKPSNIFLLSPFSDITMTQFAMVEELASLVKDNLSCKHLILSVEEALVDFLQSDTSSSGLLQLEPMNSYNRLLLHRLADIFGFSHESVGEGEERHLVLGRCPETSIPSILVSDILWQCDEPESPMTSHLLLKRSETPPVLRKSSPSLQYSLEEREAAYVAARERIFSRDLGEVKESVTPRQRTDPVVARRMIAHALGKRINPTSQDATYQDCNVSREQSDKLNIQAKVEAETNFLVEAFQQTVTPLDQNVNSRGEVKKNNRSLNPSLLTLNERKTNQKQDEKSDAVSGISSNGRKGHGADEEDIKREHLGAAKRMFAHALGTRSGKNGVSSKGSEIKHVDRE